The Streptomyces phaeolivaceus genome has a window encoding:
- a CDS encoding DNA polymerase III subunit alpha translates to MPGFTHLRTVSGFSLRYGASHPERLAERASGRGMDALALTDRDTLAGAVRFAKACAGAGIRPLFGVELAVEVPALVSGAAPGAGRQARRRAPVRGGAFVDESTPRATFLAREGASGWAELCRIVSAAHAGGGPGGGRTETPPLLPWAECAAEGLTVLLGPASDVGRALAAGRPDRAARLLGPWRERYGDALRLEAVWHGREGTGPGSLRLAARTVGFAAEQRVRPVLSNAVRYADPGMGPVADVLDAARRLVPVDPRGELDSGEAWLKGADAMLGVAERVVEAAGYRRDTAYRLLEQTRATAAECLVDPEDDLGLGTVHFPEPRLVGAGRRTAQRALASRAAAGMVRHGYGARHAYWERMHRELDVIAHHGVASYFLTVAQVVDDVRKMGIRVAARGSGAGSLVNHLLDIAHADPVEHGLLMERFLSRRRVVLPDIDIDVESARRLEVYRAIIARFGTERVATVAMPETYRVRHAVRDVGAALSLDPADIDRIAKSFPHIRARDARAALEELPELRQLAGEFQREGAKYGRLWELVEALDALPRGVAMHPCGVLLSDASLLRRTPVMPTSGEGFPMSQFDKDDVEDLGLLKLDVLGVRMQSAMAHAVAEVARATGERVDLDALDFERGAGDPATYELIRSTETLGCFQIESPGQRDLVGRLQPATFHDLVVDISLFRPGPVAADMVRPFIAARHGRAPIRYPHEDLAEPLRETYGVVVFHEQIIDIVHLMTGCGRDEADRVRRGLSDPESQGRIRVWFAQHAAAKGYDAETIGRTWEIVEAFGSYGFCKAHAVAFAVPTYQSAWLKTHHPAAFYAGLLTHDPGMYPKRLLLADARRRGVPILPLDVNRSAVAHRIELVSESRGSGTGSGSGEVKVWGVRLALSDVHGISEAEAARIVDGQPYASLLDFWERARPSRPLAGRLAQVGALDAFGANRRDLQLHLTELQRSGRGAGGGQLPLAGGRRTASAGLPDLSSAERLSAELGVLSMDVSRNLMDDHRAFLDELGVVSARRLREARHGETVLVAGAKAATQTPPIRSGKRVVFTTLDDGTGLVDLAFFDDSHDACAHTVFHSWLLLVRGVVQRRGPRSLSVVGAAAWNLAELVELRREGGLDAVAPRLAEPEPLDTGGVPGSGDSDGGRRGDPGRRIRMPTGYEMHPWADLRPAGEEPSQGPSQVRKLWHQSPGSAG, encoded by the coding sequence GTGCCGGGGTTCACGCATCTGCGCACCGTCTCCGGGTTCTCCCTCCGATACGGGGCCTCGCATCCGGAGCGGCTGGCCGAGCGCGCCTCCGGGCGGGGCATGGACGCCCTCGCGCTCACCGACCGGGACACCCTCGCGGGGGCGGTCCGGTTCGCCAAGGCCTGCGCCGGGGCCGGGATCCGTCCGCTGTTCGGGGTGGAGCTGGCGGTGGAGGTGCCCGCGCTCGTGTCCGGCGCCGCGCCCGGCGCCGGACGGCAGGCCCGGCGGCGTGCCCCCGTGCGCGGCGGTGCCTTCGTCGACGAGTCGACTCCTCGGGCGACGTTCCTCGCGCGCGAGGGTGCGAGCGGCTGGGCCGAGCTGTGCAGAATCGTTTCGGCGGCGCATGCGGGAGGTGGTCCGGGCGGGGGCAGGACCGAGACTCCACCGCTGCTGCCCTGGGCGGAGTGCGCCGCCGAGGGCCTGACCGTGCTGCTCGGCCCCGCCTCCGACGTGGGGCGCGCGCTGGCCGCCGGGCGCCCCGACCGCGCCGCGAGACTCCTCGGACCCTGGCGGGAGCGGTACGGCGACGCCCTGCGGCTGGAGGCGGTGTGGCACGGCCGTGAGGGCACCGGCCCCGGCTCGCTGCGGCTGGCCGCCCGGACCGTCGGCTTCGCCGCCGAGCAGCGCGTACGGCCCGTGCTCAGCAACGCCGTACGGTACGCCGACCCCGGGATGGGCCCGGTCGCCGACGTTCTGGACGCGGCCCGGCGGCTCGTCCCCGTCGACCCCAGGGGCGAGCTGGACTCCGGGGAGGCCTGGCTCAAGGGCGCGGACGCCATGCTGGGTGTCGCCGAGCGGGTGGTCGAGGCCGCCGGATACCGCCGTGACACCGCGTACCGGCTGCTGGAGCAGACCCGGGCCACGGCCGCCGAGTGTCTGGTCGACCCGGAGGACGACCTCGGCCTCGGCACCGTCCACTTCCCCGAGCCGCGTCTCGTCGGCGCGGGCCGCCGCACCGCCCAGCGGGCGCTGGCCTCACGGGCGGCGGCCGGGATGGTGCGGCACGGCTACGGCGCCCGGCACGCGTACTGGGAGCGGATGCACCGGGAGCTGGACGTGATCGCCCACCACGGCGTCGCCTCCTACTTCCTGACGGTCGCTCAAGTCGTCGACGACGTGAGGAAGATGGGCATCCGGGTCGCCGCGCGCGGCTCCGGCGCGGGCTCCCTGGTGAACCACCTCCTGGACATCGCGCACGCCGATCCCGTCGAACACGGCCTGCTGATGGAGCGGTTCCTGTCCAGGCGCCGGGTCGTGCTGCCCGACATCGACATCGACGTGGAGTCCGCGCGCCGTCTGGAGGTCTACCGCGCGATCATCGCCCGGTTCGGCACCGAGCGGGTGGCGACCGTCGCGATGCCGGAGACGTACCGCGTCCGGCACGCCGTCCGCGACGTGGGCGCGGCCCTCTCCCTGGACCCCGCCGACATCGACCGGATCGCCAAGTCCTTCCCGCACATCAGGGCACGGGACGCGCGCGCGGCGCTCGAAGAGCTGCCCGAACTCAGGCAGTTGGCGGGGGAGTTCCAGCGGGAAGGAGCGAAGTACGGCCGACTGTGGGAGCTGGTCGAGGCGCTGGACGCCCTCCCGCGCGGAGTCGCCATGCACCCGTGCGGGGTGCTCCTCTCCGACGCGTCCCTGCTCCGCCGTACGCCGGTGATGCCGACCAGCGGCGAGGGGTTCCCCATGTCCCAGTTCGACAAGGACGACGTCGAGGACCTCGGGCTGCTCAAGCTCGACGTCCTGGGCGTGCGGATGCAGTCGGCGATGGCGCACGCGGTGGCGGAGGTGGCGCGGGCCACGGGGGAGCGGGTCGACCTGGACGCGCTCGACTTCGAGCGCGGGGCCGGCGATCCGGCGACGTACGAACTCATCCGTTCCACCGAGACGTTGGGCTGCTTCCAGATCGAGTCGCCGGGGCAGCGGGACCTGGTGGGGCGGCTCCAGCCGGCCACCTTCCACGACCTCGTGGTCGACATCTCCCTCTTCCGGCCGGGGCCGGTCGCCGCCGACATGGTGCGGCCGTTCATCGCGGCCCGGCACGGGCGGGCGCCGATCCGCTATCCGCACGAGGATCTGGCGGAGCCGCTGCGGGAGACGTACGGCGTGGTCGTCTTCCATGAGCAGATCATCGACATCGTGCACCTGATGACCGGCTGCGGCCGGGACGAGGCGGACCGGGTGCGGCGCGGGCTGTCCGACCCCGAGTCGCAGGGGCGGATCCGGGTCTGGTTCGCGCAGCACGCGGCGGCGAAGGGGTACGACGCCGAGACGATCGGGCGGACCTGGGAGATCGTCGAGGCCTTCGGGTCGTACGGCTTCTGCAAGGCGCACGCGGTGGCGTTCGCGGTGCCGACGTACCAGTCGGCGTGGCTGAAGACGCATCATCCGGCGGCGTTCTACGCGGGGCTGCTCACCCATGACCCCGGGATGTATCCGAAGCGGCTGCTGCTGGCGGACGCGCGGCGGCGGGGGGTGCCGATCCTGCCGTTGGACGTGAACCGGTCGGCGGTCGCCCACCGTATCGAACTGGTGTCTGAATCAAGGGGTTCGGGGACGGGTTCTGGTTCGGGAGAGGTGAAGGTGTGGGGGGTCCGGCTCGCGCTCTCCGATGTGCATGGCATCAGTGAGGCCGAGGCGGCGCGGATCGTGGACGGGCAGCCGTACGCCTCGCTGCTGGACTTCTGGGAGCGGGCGCGGCCGAGCCGGCCGCTGGCCGGACGGCTGGCGCAGGTGGGCGCGTTGGACGCGTTCGGGGCCAACCGGCGTGATCTGCAACTGCACTTGACCGAGCTGCAGCGGAGCGGCCGGGGTGCGGGCGGTGGGCAGTTGCCTTTGGCGGGTGGGCGGCGGACCGCGTCGGCCGGGCTGCCGGACCTGTCCTCCGCCGAGCGGCTCAGCGCCGAGCTGGGCGTGCTGTCGATGGACGTCTCACGCAATCTGATGGACGACCACCGGGCGTTCCTCGACGAGCTGGGCGTGGTGTCGGCGCGGCGGCTGCGCGAGGCGCGGCACGGCGAGACGGTACTGGTCGCGGGCGCCAAGGCGGCGACCCAGACCCCGCCGATCCGCTCCGGCAAGCGGGTCGTCTTCACCACCCTCGACGACGGCACCGGCCTGGTCGACCTCGCCTTCTTCGACGACTCCCACGACGCCTGCGCCCACACCGTCTTCCACTCCTGGCTGCTGCTGGTGCGCGGGGTGGTGCAGCGGCGCGGCCCGCGCAGCCTCAGCGTGGTGGGCGCGGCGGCCTGGAACCTCGCCGAGCTGGTGGAACTGCGGCGCGAGGGCGGCCTCGACGCGGTCGCGCCCCGGCTGGCGGAGCCGGAGCCCCTGGACACCGGGGGTGTTCCGGGGAGCGGTGACAGCGACGGCGGGCGGCGCGGCGACCCGGGCCGCCGGATCCGGATGCCCACCGGCTACGAGATGCATCCATGGGCCGATCTGCGGCCCGCGGGCGAAGAGCCCTCACAAGGTCCTTCTCAGGTACGGAAGTTGTGGCACCAGAGTCCAGGGAGTGCGGGATGA
- a CDS encoding ABC transporter permease yields the protein MTQTAAPGPSPASDPRSFLDELRDGVTPRATLLVIGVLALQLLFIASYVGALHNPKLRDVPFGVVAPQAAVAEQAVTRLERLPGEPLDPRTVADRAAARELIVDREIDGALLIDPAGTTDTLLVASGGGRTLANALVTLVTALEKSEGRTLRTVDVAPADIGDANGLTSFYLVVGWCVGGYLCASALAMSAGARPTNIRRGIIRLAVLALFAVLGGLGGAVIAGPVLTALPGSVAALWGLGALVVFAVGAATLALQCVFGIAGIGVAVLLVVITGNPSAGGALPPPLLPPFWAAIGPALPPGAGVWVARSIAYFEGNDITGPLLVLSAWAVAGAAITLVMAALRRKPESRPAAEA from the coding sequence ATGACACAGACGGCCGCCCCCGGCCCCTCCCCCGCCTCCGACCCCAGGTCCTTCCTCGACGAACTCAGGGACGGGGTCACCCCCCGGGCCACCCTGCTCGTCATCGGGGTGCTCGCCCTGCAACTGCTCTTCATCGCCTCGTACGTGGGAGCGCTGCACAACCCGAAGCTCAGGGACGTGCCGTTCGGGGTGGTCGCGCCGCAGGCCGCGGTGGCCGAGCAGGCGGTGACCCGGCTGGAGCGGCTGCCGGGCGAGCCGCTGGACCCGCGGACGGTGGCCGACCGGGCGGCGGCGCGCGAGCTGATCGTGGACCGGGAGATCGACGGCGCCCTGCTGATCGACCCGGCCGGCACCACCGACACCCTGCTGGTCGCCTCCGGCGGCGGTCGCACCCTCGCCAATGCGCTGGTCACACTCGTCACCGCGCTGGAGAAGTCCGAGGGCCGCACGCTGCGGACGGTGGACGTGGCCCCGGCCGACATCGGGGACGCCAACGGGCTCACGTCCTTCTACCTGGTCGTGGGCTGGTGCGTCGGCGGCTATCTGTGCGCGTCGGCGCTGGCGATGAGCGCGGGGGCGCGGCCCACCAACATCCGGCGCGGCATCATCCGGCTGGCCGTCCTGGCGCTGTTCGCGGTGCTCGGCGGACTCGGCGGCGCGGTGATCGCCGGGCCGGTCCTGACCGCGCTGCCGGGCAGTGTGGCGGCGCTGTGGGGGCTGGGGGCGCTGGTCGTCTTCGCGGTGGGCGCGGCCACGCTGGCGCTCCAGTGCGTCTTCGGGATCGCCGGTATCGGCGTGGCCGTCCTGCTGGTGGTGATCACGGGCAACCCGAGCGCGGGCGGCGCGCTGCCGCCGCCGCTGCTGCCGCCGTTCTGGGCGGCGATCGGCCCGGCGCTGCCCCCGGGCGCGGGCGTCTGGGTGGCCCGCTCGATCGCGTACTTCGAGGGCAACGACATCACCGGCCCGCTGCTGGTGCTCTCGGCCTGGGCGGTGGCGGGGGCCGCCATCACCTTGGTGATGGCGGCCCTGAGGCGAAAGCCGGAATCCCGGCCCGCCGCCGAAGCCTGA
- a CDS encoding S1 family peptidase, whose translation MKHRRIPRRRAVMTGAGIAALVAAGVTFQTANASETAPTSEPKALSIAAAGKLALTLDADLGADAAGTYYDAKSKLLVVNVLDEAAAETVEAAGAKARVVEHSLAELKSARTTLKADATIPGTAWATDPTTNKVVVTADRTVSKAELARLTKVVDGLGAKAELKRTQGEYKPFVAGGDAITGGSGRCSLGFNVVKGGEPFFLTAGHCTEGITEWSADGQVIGENADSSFPGDDYGLVKYTADVDHPSEVNLYDGSTQAISGAAEATVGMKVTRSGSTTQVHSGTVTGLDATVNYGNGDIVNGLVQTDVCAEPGDSGGSLFSGDKAIGLTSGGSGDCTSGGETFFQPVTEALSATGTQIG comes from the coding sequence TTGAAGCACCGACGCATACCCAGGCGCCGTGCCGTCATGACGGGCGCGGGCATCGCCGCGCTGGTCGCCGCAGGAGTGACCTTCCAGACTGCGAACGCGAGCGAGACCGCGCCGACCTCCGAGCCGAAAGCGCTCTCCATCGCGGCGGCCGGAAAGCTCGCCCTGACCCTCGACGCGGACCTCGGTGCCGACGCGGCGGGAACGTACTACGACGCGAAGAGCAAGCTCCTCGTCGTGAACGTGCTGGACGAGGCCGCCGCCGAGACCGTCGAGGCGGCCGGCGCCAAGGCCCGTGTCGTCGAGCACTCCCTCGCCGAGCTGAAGAGCGCCCGGACGACCCTCAAGGCGGACGCCACCATCCCCGGCACGGCCTGGGCCACCGACCCGACCACCAACAAGGTCGTCGTCACCGCGGACCGCACCGTCTCCAAGGCCGAGCTGGCGAGACTCACCAAGGTCGTGGACGGCCTCGGCGCCAAGGCCGAACTCAAGCGCACCCAGGGCGAGTACAAGCCCTTCGTCGCGGGCGGCGACGCCATCACCGGCGGCAGCGGCCGGTGCTCCCTCGGCTTCAACGTGGTCAAGGGCGGCGAGCCGTTCTTCCTGACGGCCGGTCACTGCACCGAGGGCATCACCGAATGGTCGGCCGACGGCCAGGTCATCGGCGAGAACGCGGACTCCAGCTTCCCCGGCGACGACTACGGCCTGGTCAAGTACACCGCCGACGTCGACCACCCCAGCGAGGTCAACCTCTACGACGGCTCCACCCAGGCCATCTCCGGCGCCGCCGAGGCGACCGTCGGTATGAAGGTCACCCGCAGCGGCTCGACCACCCAGGTCCACAGCGGCACGGTCACCGGCCTCGACGCCACCGTGAACTACGGCAACGGCGACATCGTCAACGGCCTCGTCCAGACCGACGTCTGCGCCGAGCCCGGTGACAGCGGCGGCTCGCTCTTCTCCGGCGACAAGGCCATCGGCCTCACCTCCGGCGGCAGCGGCGACTGCACCTCGGGCGGCGAGACCTTCTTCCAGCCCGTCACCGAGGCACTGTCGGCGACCGGCACGCAGATCGGCTGA
- a CDS encoding S1 family peptidase, with protein MRIKRTTPRSGIARRTRLIAVTAGLAAAAAVTVPTANAAGTQTFSASELKSASSSVLKADIPGTAWAIDPATDKVVVTIDSTVSQGELAQIKEAAGENADALTIKRTPGKFNKLIKGGDAIYATSWRCSLGFNVRSGSTYYFVTAGHCTDGAGTWYSNSGRTTVLGPTAGSSFPTNDYGLVRYSNTTIAKDGTAGSVDITSAATPSVGTNVIRTGSTTGTRTGRVTALNATVNYGGGDIVYGMIQTTVCAEPGDSGGPLYGSNGVAYGLTSGGSGNCTSGGTTFFQPVTEALSAYGVSVY; from the coding sequence GTGAGGATCAAGCGCACCACCCCCCGCAGCGGTATAGCGAGACGGACCCGGCTGATCGCCGTGACCGCCGGACTCGCGGCCGCGGCCGCCGTCACGGTCCCCACCGCCAACGCGGCAGGCACCCAGACGTTCAGCGCCTCCGAGCTCAAGAGCGCCAGCTCATCGGTGCTCAAGGCCGATATCCCGGGCACCGCCTGGGCGATCGACCCGGCGACGGACAAGGTCGTCGTCACCATCGACAGCACCGTCTCCCAGGGCGAGCTGGCGCAGATCAAGGAGGCGGCGGGCGAGAACGCCGACGCTCTGACGATCAAGCGGACCCCGGGCAAGTTCAACAAGCTGATCAAGGGCGGCGACGCCATCTACGCGACCAGCTGGCGCTGCTCGCTGGGCTTCAACGTTCGCAGCGGGAGCACGTACTACTTCGTGACCGCCGGTCACTGCACCGACGGCGCGGGCACCTGGTACTCCAACTCCGGCCGCACCACGGTCCTCGGCCCGACCGCCGGGTCGAGCTTCCCGACCAACGACTACGGCCTCGTGCGCTACAGCAACACCACCATCGCCAAGGACGGCACCGCGGGCAGCGTCGACATCACCAGCGCCGCCACTCCGAGCGTGGGCACCAATGTCATCCGCACCGGCTCCACCACCGGTACCCGTACCGGACGCGTGACCGCTCTCAACGCGACCGTGAACTACGGTGGCGGCGACATCGTCTACGGCATGATCCAGACCACGGTCTGTGCCGAGCCCGGCGACTCCGGCGGCCCGCTCTACGGCAGCAACGGCGTGGCGTACGGTCTCACCTCCGGAGGCAGCGGCAACTGCACCTCCGGTGGCACGACCTTCTTCCAGCCGGTCACCGAGGCCCTGAGCGCGTACGGGGTCAGCGTCTACTAG
- a CDS encoding LLM class flavin-dependent oxidoreductase, giving the protein MGSSYGRGRLHLAAAIDQRAVCAAGAFVELGRLAERGALDFVTVGDSFGRPGLDALAVLARVAPETGRVGLVPAVTTTHTEPFHVQAAVATLDWVSRGRAGWWIEVSGTEAEARLFGRRPAAPADALWREAGEVADVAARLWDSWEDDAEIRDIGTGRFIDRGKVHHVDFEGVEGAGFSVRGPSIVPRPPQGHPVRVVDATERESRATAAAHADVALVRAATPDHADAVRRELRDAAARTGRDPDELRVLVSLRVDLGGGEHAAEPGHGGGGPRPTAHGPLYRGGPVDLAELIIAWHRAGAVDGFHLVPVEPRRDLERLVNGTVALLQHRGLFRTFYPGSTLREHLGLARPGNRYTAAGKAAGRAT; this is encoded by the coding sequence ATGGGGTCGTCGTACGGTCGGGGGCGGTTGCATCTGGCCGCTGCCATTGATCAGCGGGCGGTGTGTGCTGCCGGGGCGTTCGTGGAGCTGGGGCGGCTGGCGGAGCGGGGCGCGCTGGACTTCGTGACGGTCGGGGACTCGTTCGGGCGGCCGGGGCTGGACGCCTTGGCGGTGCTGGCGCGGGTGGCGCCGGAGACGGGGCGGGTCGGGCTGGTGCCGGCGGTGACGACGACACACACCGAGCCGTTCCATGTGCAGGCCGCCGTGGCGACCCTCGACTGGGTCAGCCGGGGGCGCGCCGGGTGGTGGATCGAGGTGTCGGGCACGGAGGCGGAGGCCCGGCTGTTCGGCCGGCGGCCCGCCGCGCCCGCCGACGCGTTGTGGCGCGAGGCCGGTGAAGTGGCCGACGTGGCCGCCCGGTTGTGGGACAGCTGGGAGGACGACGCCGAGATCCGCGACATCGGGACCGGGCGGTTCATCGACCGGGGGAAGGTCCATCACGTCGACTTCGAGGGCGTCGAGGGCGCCGGCTTCTCCGTCCGGGGTCCCTCGATCGTGCCCCGGCCGCCCCAGGGGCATCCCGTACGGGTCGTCGACGCGACCGAGAGGGAGAGCCGGGCGACCGCCGCCGCGCACGCGGACGTCGCCCTCGTACGGGCGGCCACCCCGGACCACGCCGACGCCGTACGGAGGGAACTGCGGGACGCGGCGGCCCGGACCGGGCGGGACCCCGATGAGCTGCGGGTGCTGGTGAGTCTCCGGGTGGACCTCGGCGGTGGGGAGCACGCGGCCGAGCCGGGGCACGGCGGGGGAGGGCCGCGGCCGACCGCGCACGGTCCGCTGTACCGGGGCGGACCCGTCGACCTCGCCGAGCTGATCATCGCCTGGCACCGGGCCGGGGCCGTGGACGGCTTCCATCTCGTGCCCGTCGAACCACGCCGTGACCTGGAACGACTCGTCAACGGGACGGTGGCGCTGCTCCAGCACCGCGGACTGTTCCGCACCTTCTATCCGGGCAGCACGCTCCGCGAGCACCTGGGCCTGGCCCGGCCCGGCAACCGTTACACCGCGGCCGGGAAAGCGGCAGGGCGCGCGACATGA
- a CDS encoding FAD/NAD(P)-binding protein, with protein MPSSSSSLSVRPSLVIVGAGPRGTGLIERIAANAGALYAGAGFDIHLVDPHPPGAGRIWRADQSPLLWMNSQAEDVTMFTDETVRMDGPVREGPTLHEWAGLDGRFFPDRRIQGEYLRWVHESAVADLPEGVVVHHHPRRALRIGGSPEGRQQVWLEGRPRPLLADLVVLALGHLDAELDDEQKELAEYARTHGLVHLPPDFTADSDLSALAPGEPVLVRGFGLAFVDLVVLLTEGRGGRYEGDPEGELTYHPSGREPVLHVGSRRGVPYHSKIGYDLAGERPPLPRFFGPAEVDELLERADRVGRLDFRRDVWPSVEKELGFAHYHRLFHAHPGRTAMAWADFEEKYAAVVDAGERAALVASAVPDAADRLDLAALDRPLEGARYGSYEEFQDGLRGYVEGDLARRHDPSFSADLGVFFGLLSVYGQLIRLGDVGTWWHGFFSYLASGPPGPRLRQLLALSRAGLLNFVGADMRVVAEDGVFRASSVTVPGALVEARALVEARLPEPTVARVRDGLLRELYDEGGVVETVEGLVAVDPTDGRVLDRAGRPHPRRFALGPYTNSRTPGAFTRPRTGGPAFRQNDATARAVLAFLRDLDCRAVA; from the coding sequence ATGCCGTCTTCCTCTTCCTCCTTGTCCGTGCGGCCGTCCTTGGTGATCGTCGGGGCCGGGCCGCGCGGTACCGGGCTCATCGAGCGGATCGCCGCCAACGCGGGCGCGCTGTACGCGGGCGCGGGCTTCGACATCCATCTCGTCGATCCCCATCCGCCGGGTGCCGGGCGTATCTGGCGGGCGGACCAGTCGCCGCTGCTGTGGATGAACTCGCAGGCCGAGGACGTCACCATGTTCACCGACGAGACGGTGCGGATGGACGGGCCCGTACGGGAAGGACCCACCCTGCACGAGTGGGCCGGGCTCGACGGGAGATTCTTCCCGGACCGGCGCATCCAGGGCGAGTATCTGCGCTGGGTGCACGAGAGCGCCGTGGCAGATCTGCCCGAGGGCGTCGTCGTCCACCATCATCCGCGGCGGGCGCTGCGGATCGGTGGTTCGCCCGAGGGACGTCAGCAGGTGTGGCTCGAAGGGCGCCCGCGGCCACTGCTCGCGGATCTCGTCGTCCTCGCGCTCGGTCATCTGGACGCCGAACTCGACGACGAACAGAAGGAGTTGGCCGAGTACGCCCGCACCCATGGGCTGGTCCATCTGCCGCCCGACTTCACCGCCGACAGCGATCTGTCCGCGCTGGCCCCCGGGGAACCGGTGCTCGTACGGGGCTTCGGGCTCGCCTTCGTCGACCTCGTGGTGCTGCTGACGGAGGGGCGCGGCGGGCGGTACGAGGGGGACCCCGAGGGGGAGTTGACGTATCACCCCTCCGGCCGGGAGCCGGTGCTGCACGTCGGGTCGCGGCGCGGGGTGCCGTACCACTCGAAGATCGGGTACGACCTGGCGGGGGAACGGCCGCCGCTGCCGAGGTTCTTCGGGCCGGCCGAGGTCGACGAGCTGCTGGAACGCGCGGACCGGGTCGGGCGGCTGGACTTCCGGCGGGATGTGTGGCCGTCGGTGGAGAAGGAGTTGGGGTTCGCCCACTACCACCGGCTGTTCCACGCCCATCCCGGGCGGACCGCCATGGCCTGGGCGGACTTCGAGGAGAAGTACGCGGCGGTCGTGGACGCGGGGGAGCGGGCGGCGCTGGTGGCGTCGGCGGTGCCGGACGCGGCCGACCGGCTGGACCTGGCCGCACTGGACCGACCGTTGGAGGGGGCGCGGTACGGGTCGTACGAGGAGTTCCAGGACGGGCTGCGGGGCTATGTCGAGGGCGATCTGGCGCGCCGGCACGACCCGTCCTTCAGCGCCGACCTGGGTGTCTTCTTCGGGCTGTTGTCCGTCTACGGGCAGCTGATCCGGCTCGGTGACGTCGGGACCTGGTGGCACGGGTTCTTCAGCTATCTCGCCTCCGGGCCGCCCGGACCCCGGCTGCGGCAGCTGCTCGCGCTGTCCCGGGCCGGCCTCCTGAACTTCGTCGGGGCGGACATGCGAGTGGTCGCCGAGGACGGGGTGTTCCGGGCGTCGAGCGTCACCGTGCCCGGGGCGCTGGTCGAGGCGAGGGCGCTGGTCGAGGCGCGGCTGCCGGAGCCGACGGTGGCGCGGGTCCGGGACGGGTTGCTGCGCGAGCTGTACGACGAGGGGGGCGTCGTCGAGACGGTGGAGGGGCTGGTCGCCGTCGACCCCACGGACGGCCGGGTACTGGACCGGGCCGGACGCCCGCACCCCCGGCGCTTCGCCCTCGGCCCCTACACCAACAGCCGCACCCCCGGCGCCTTCACCCGGCCACGCACGGGCGGCCCCGCCTTCCGCCAGAACGACGCGACGGCTCGGGCCGTACTCGCGTTCCTGCGCGACCTGGACTGCCGCGCGGTGGCGTGA
- a CDS encoding DUF5685 family protein, producing the protein MFGMVRPCGHRLDDGLWAQWMAHLCGLCLALRGDHGQFARVVTNYDGLLVSVLTEAQAGSGTEGRRTAGPCPLRGMRTASVARGEGARLAAAVSLVLASAKVRDHVADGDGLLARKPVARAARRVATSWGRAGARTGSDIGFDTAVLVEAVDRQVGIEALAGLGTPLLTVTEPTETATAAAFAHTAVLAGRPGNAAPLAEAGRLFGRLAHLLDAVEDRTADAAAGAWNPLTATGTPVAEARRLADDALHGIRLALREVEFVDGRLAHLLLVHELRRSVDRAFGTVPVCAAHQQGGSHQHGGAHPHGGAPVPGNPYAGGAGDPYAGSGGNPFAGGGGNPFGGGGGAGGGGGFGGVPGPQPPRRRGFWAGCGMFTLLCCTCQMCCAKEYEGPWSRKKREGCCRDCDCCEACECCGCDC; encoded by the coding sequence GTGTTCGGAATGGTGAGGCCCTGCGGGCATCGGCTCGACGACGGGCTGTGGGCGCAATGGATGGCGCATCTGTGCGGACTCTGTCTCGCACTGCGTGGGGACCACGGGCAGTTCGCCCGGGTCGTCACCAACTATGACGGTTTGCTGGTCTCGGTTCTGACGGAGGCTCAGGCCGGGAGCGGTACGGAGGGGCGGCGCACCGCCGGGCCCTGCCCGCTGCGCGGGATGCGGACCGCCTCCGTCGCCCGGGGCGAGGGCGCGCGGCTCGCCGCCGCCGTCTCGCTGGTGCTGGCCTCCGCCAAGGTGCGTGACCATGTGGCCGACGGGGACGGACTGCTGGCGCGCAAGCCGGTGGCGCGCGCCGCGCGCCGGGTCGCGACCAGTTGGGGACGCGCCGGGGCGCGTACCGGATCGGACATCGGGTTCGACACGGCGGTGCTGGTCGAGGCCGTGGACCGGCAGGTCGGTATCGAGGCGCTCGCCGGGCTCGGCACCCCACTGCTGACGGTCACCGAGCCGACCGAGACGGCGACCGCGGCGGCCTTCGCGCACACCGCGGTCCTGGCCGGACGGCCGGGGAACGCCGCACCGCTCGCCGAGGCCGGACGTCTCTTCGGACGGCTCGCCCATCTGCTGGACGCGGTGGAGGACCGGACCGCCGACGCCGCCGCCGGCGCGTGGAATCCGCTGACCGCCACGGGGACCCCGGTGGCCGAGGCCCGGCGGCTCGCCGATGACGCGCTGCACGGCATCCGGCTCGCGCTGCGCGAGGTCGAGTTCGTGGACGGCAGGCTGGCCCATCTGCTGCTCGTGCACGAGCTGCGCAGGTCGGTGGACCGGGCGTTCGGGACGGTGCCGGTGTGCGCGGCGCATCAGCAGGGCGGGTCACACCAGCACGGTGGGGCGCATCCGCACGGGGGCGCTCCGGTGCCGGGGAATCCGTACGCGGGCGGCGCGGGTGATCCGTATGCCGGAAGCGGCGGAAATCCGTTCGCCGGAGGTGGTGGGAACCCCTTCGGGGGTGGTGGCGGTGCCGGCGGGGGCGGTGGCTTCGGCGGGGTGCCGGGGCCGCAGCCGCCGCGGCGGCGGGGGTTCTGGGCGGGGTGCGGGATGTTCACCCTGCTGTGCTGCACCTGCCAGATGTGCTGTGCGAAGGAGTACGAGGGTCCCTGGTCCCGGAAGAAGCGCGAGGGCTGCTGCCGGGACTGCGACTGCTGCGAGGCGTGCGAGTGCTGCGGCTGTGACTGCTGA